From Aspergillus fumigatus Af293 chromosome 3, whole genome shotgun sequence, a single genomic window includes:
- a CDS encoding chaperonin-containing T-complex subunit CCT4 → MATAVSQGAPGTTFKDKEKPMAVRTANILAAKAVADAIRTSLGPRGMDKMIQTPKGNTIITNDGNTMLKDMSVMHPAARMLVDLSAAQDVEAGDGTTSVVVIAGSLLGAAERLLGKGIHPTIISESFQRAAAAAVEILQNMSRPINLMDRATLLQAASTSLSSKIVSQHSGLLGPMAVDSVLKVINPKTAENVDLRNIRIVKKVGGTIEDSEMVDGLVLNQPVIKSSGGPTRIEKARIGLIQFQLSPPKPDMENQIVVNDYRQMDKILKEERQYLLNMVKKIQKTKCNVLLIQKSILRDAVNDLSLHFLSRLKILAIKDIERDEVEFLCKSLGCKPVANIDSFTEDKLGTADLVEEVQASGARYVKITGIKTPATAANQTVSIVARGANNLILDEAERSLHDALCVIRCLVKKRALIAGGGAPEIEVAHSLAMRARELAGTEAICWKAFADAMEVIPTTLAENAGLNSIKVVTELRHRHAQGQHNAGVSIRSGGVRDDITEENILQPLLVSTSAIELAAETVKMIMRIDDIALSR, encoded by the exons ATGGCGACCGCAGTCTCCCAGGGGGCCCCTGGCACTACCTTCAAG GATAAGGAGAAGCCTATGGCGGTTCGGACTGCCAACATTCTGGCTGCTAAAG CCGTCGCCGATGCCATCAGAACA TCTCTGGGACCTAGAGGAATGGATAAGATG ATTCAAACACCCAAGGGAAACACGATTATC ACCAACGACGGAAACACGATGCTGAAAGACATGAGCGTGATGCACCCTGCGGCCAGAATGCTTGTCGATCTGAGTGCTGCTCAGGATGTCGAAGCTGGTGATGGAACAACGTCCGTGGTCGTGATCGCTGGTAGCTTGCTCGGTGCCGCCGAGCGCCTGTTGGGCAAGGGTATTCATCCCACCATCATCTCGGAATCTTTCCAGCGagccgccgctgctgcggTGGAAATTCTCCAGAATATGTCTCGCCCGATCAACCTGATGGACCGTGCTACTCTCCTGCAAGCCGCTTCTACATCGCTATCCTCCAAGATCGTATCGCAACACTCTGGCCTTCTTGGCCCTATGGCGGTGGATTCGGTGCTCAAGGTTATCAATCCTAAAACGGCAGAGAACGTGGATCTGAGAAATATCCGAATTGTGAAGAAGGTCGGCGGTACAATTGAGGACAGTGAAATGGTTGACGGCCTCGTGTTGAACCAGCCCGTCATCAAGAGCAGCGGCGGCCCCACAAGAATCGAGAAGGCCCGGATAGGGCTGATTCAATTCCAGCTCAGTCCTCCCAAGCCTGAT ATGGAAAATCAGATCGTTGTCAATGACTACCGTCAGATggacaagatcctcaaggAAGAACGCCAGTACCTGCTGAACATGGTCAAGAAGATCCAAAAGACCAAGTGTAACgtccttctcatccaaaAATCGATCCTCCGTGACGCCGTTAACGACCTCTCCCTTCACTTCCTTTCACGACTTAAGATTCTtgccatcaaggacatcgaGCGGGATGAGGTTGAGTTCCTTTGCAAGAGTCTTGGCTGCAAGCCCGTCGCCAACATTGACTCCTTCACCGAGGATAAACTGGGTACTGCTGATCTCGTCGAGGAGGTTCAGGCGTCTGGTGCTCGGTACGTAAagatcaccggcatcaaGACACCCGCCACCGCTGCCAACCAGACCGTATCTATCGTCGCCCGCGGTGCCAACAACCTGATCCTGGATGAGGCGGAGCGGTCTCTGCACGATGCTCTCTGTGTCATTCGCTGCTTGGTCAAGAAACGCGCCCTTATtgccggtggtggtgctccTGAGATTGAGGTCGCCCACTCTTTGGCAATGCGCGCGCGAGAGCTCGCAGGCACCGAGGCTATATGCTGGAAGGCGTTTGCGGATGCCATGGAGGTTATTCCAACCACGTTAGCCGAGAACGCTGGTCTGAATTCGATCAAGGTTGTCACCGAGCTGCGACACCGCCACGCTCAAGGCCAGCACAATGCTGGTGTCAGTATCCGTAGCGGCGGTGTGCGCGACGACATCACAGAGGAGAACATCCTGCAGCCACTTTTGGTGAGCACCAGCGCCATCGAACTTGCAGCTGAGACAGTCAAGATGATTATGAGAATTGATGATATCGCTCTATCGAGATGA
- the dapB gene encoding dipeptidyl aminopeptidase dapB: MRRSDGHEETSEFLPMTHSRSVSAASQTSTDSSLSTESLFPREQKPFPNAMGGMALADDDKYRDLEDGEAEQSEPFLSSSKKAATGGGRARRIFWILVLLCLGGWLLAFVLFLTGGRANYQTASDALQAHGADSALGSTSTSSGKPVTLHQVLGGQWNPRYHAIGWVAGPNNEDGLLVEKGGDEKQGYLRVDDIRSRKGNNTGRESRVLMRKPIVHVDGQAIVPSNVWPSPDLKKVLLISEQQKNWRHSFTGKYWVLDVDSQTAQPLDPSAPDGRVQLALWSPASDAVVFVRDNNLYLRRLSSDSVVAITKDGGENLFYGVPDWVYEEEVISGNSVTWWSNDAKYIAFFRTNETSVPEFPVQYYISRPSGKKPLPGLENYPDVREIKYPKPGAPNPVVDLQFYDVEKNEVFSVQVADDFADDDRIIIEVLWASEGKILVRSTNRESDILKVYLIDTQSRTGKLVRSEDVAGLDGGWVEPSQSTRFVPADPNNGRPHDGYIDTVPYNGYDHLAYFSPLDNPNALMLTSGEWEVVDAPAAVDLQRGLVYFVGTKEAPTQRHVYRVQLDGSNLNPLTDTSKPGYYDVSFSHGTGYALLTYKGPSIPWQAIINTHGDEITYEDRIEDNAQLTKMVEAYALPTEVYQNVTVDGYTLQVVERRPPHFNPAKKYPVLFYLYGGPGSQTVDRKFTVDFQSYVASSLGYIVVTVDGRGTGFIGRKARCIVRGNLGFYEAHDQIATAKMWAAKSYVDETRMAIWGWSFGGFMTLKTLEQDAGRTFQYGMAVAPVTDWRFYDSIYTERYMHTPQHNPNGYDNSTITDMAALSESVRFLVMHGASDDNVHLQNTLVLIDKLDLSNVENYDVQFYPDSDHSIYFHNAHMMVYHRLSDWLVNAFNGEWHLIAKPVPDESMWERMKRSLRLLSP, encoded by the exons ATGAGGCGATCTGATGGTCATGAAGAAACCTCTGAATTCCTCCCGATGACCCACTCTCGATCCGTATCCGCCGCATCTCAAACCTCCACAGACTCGAGTCTATCCACTGAGTCCCTCTTCCCACGAGAACAGAAACCATTCCCCAACGCCATGGGGGGAATGGCACTGGCTGACGATGACAAATACCGCGACctcgaggacggcgaggCGGAACAATCAGAACCATTCCTCTCGTCGTCCAAGAAAGCAGCTACCGGAGGCGGTCGCGCACGGCGGATATTCTGGATCCTGgttcttctctgccttggaGGCTGGCTGCTTGCCTTTGTGCTGTTCTTAACAGGGGGACGAGCGAACTACCAGACTGCCTCGGACGCGTTACAAGCGCACGGGGCCGACTCGGCGTTGGGTAGCACGAGCACGAGCTCCGGCAAGCCTGTCACGTTGCACCAGGTGCTCGGAGGGCAATGGAATCCTCGGTACCATGCGATCGGGTGGGTTGCAGGGCCGAACAATGAAGACGGGCTGCTTGTCGAGAAGGGTGGGGATGAGAAGCAGGGGTACCTCCGGGTGGACGATATCAGGAGTCGAAAGGGCAATAACACGGGGCGGGAGAGCAGGGTGCTGATGAGGAAGCCCATCGTGCACGTGGACGGGCAGGCGATTGTTCCCAGCAACGTCTGGCCGAGCCCGGACTTGAAGAAAGTGCTGTTGATATCcgagcagcagaagaacTGGCGGCACTCATTCACCGGGAAGTACTGGGTGTTGGACGTGGATTCTCAGACTGCGCAACCGCTGGATCCTAGTGCTCCGGATGGTCGAGTGCAGCTCGCGCTTTGGTCTCCTGCCTCTGACGCAGTCGTCTTTGTTCGTGACAATAATCTGTATCTGCGGAGGCTGTCGTCAGACAGCGTTGTCGCGATTACCAAGGACGGTGGGGAGAACCTTTTTTATGGTGTTCCCGATTGGGTATATGAGGAGGAAGTGATCTCGGGGAACAGCGTCACATGGTGGTCGAATGACGCCAAGTATATCGCTTTCTTCAGAACGAATGAGACGAGTGTGCCCGAGTTTCCGGTACAGTACTACATCTCGCGACCATCTGGGAAGAAGCCTCTCCCGGGGTTGGAGAATTACCCCGACGTGAGGGAGATCAAATACCCCAAGCCTGGTGCCCCGAACCCAGTGGTCGATCTTCAGTTCTACGACGTtgagaagaatgaggtcTTCTCCGTCCAAGTAGCAGACGACTTTGCCGATGACGACCGCATCATCATTGAGGTTTTGTGGGCCTCCGAGGGCAAAATCCTTGTGAGATCGACTAACCGCGAAAGCGACATTCTCAAGGTGTATCTGATTGACACCCAGTCCAGGACGGGCAAACTGGTGAGGTCCGAGGACGTTGCCGGTCTTGACGGTGGCTGGGTCGAGCCTTCGCAGTCCACACGCTTCGTCCCGGCGGACCCCAACAATGGACGACCGCACGACGGGTACATCGACACTGTGCCATACAACGGATACGACCACCTTGCGTACTTCTCGCCGCTTGACAACCCCAACGCCCTGATGCTCACATCGGGCGAGTGGGAAGTGGTGGACGCACCGGCTGCCGTAGATCTGCAACGCGGCCTGGTGTACTTTGTCGGCACTAAGGAAGCACCCACCCAGCGCCATGTCTATCGCGTGCAGCTGGACGGGTCGAATCTCAATCCTTTGACCGACACTTCCAAACCCGGCTACTATGATGTCTCCTTTTCACACGGCACAGGCTACGCGCTGCTCACATACAAAGGGCCCTCTATTCCTTGGCAGGCGATTATCAACACGCACGGCGACGAAATAACGTACGAAGACCGcattgaagataatgcaCAGCTTACCAAAATGGTAGAGGCGTACGCACTGCCGACTGAGGTCTACCAGAACGTCACGGTCGACGGCTACACGCTGCAGGTCGTCGAGCGCCGCCCTCCTCACTTCAATCCAGCCAAAAAATACCCTGTCCTGTTTTATCTGTACGGCGGACCGGGCTCGCAGACCGTGGACCGCAAGTTCACCGTCGATTTCCAGTCCTACGTCGCCTCCAGCCTAGGTTATATCGTCGTGACCGTGGACGGCCGCGGCACGGGCTTCATCGGCCGCAAGGCTCGGTGCATTGTCCGCGGTAACCTTGGCTTTTACGAGGCGCACGACCAAATCGCCACTGCAAAGATGTGGGCGGCGAAGTCATACGTCGACGAAACCCGCATGGCGATCTGGGGATGGAGCTTCGGCGGGTTCATGACGTTGAAGACTCTTGAACAAGACGCTGGTCGGACCTTCCAGTACGGAATGGCGGTTGCACCCGTCACGGACTGGCGGTTCTATG ACTCAATCTACACGGAACGATACATGCACACCCCCCAGCATAATCCCAATGGGTATGACAACTCGACCATAACCGACATGGCGGCCCTGTCCGAGAGCGTCCGCTTCCTTGTCATGCACGGCGCGTCGGACGACAACGTCCATCTCCAGAATACCCTTGTGTTAATCGACAAGCTGGACTTGTCGAACGTCGAGAACTACGATGTGCAGTTCTACCCGGACTCGGATCATAGCATCTACTTCCATAATGCGCACATGATGGTGTACCACC GTCTTTCGGACTGGCTCGTCAATGCATTCAACGGGGAGTGGCATCTGATAGCGAAGCCCGTGCCGGACGAGTCAATGTGGGAGCGTATGAAGCGGTCGCTGCGGTTATTGTCTCCTTAG